The window tCTGAGTGCACTAAAAACCTGCCCTTGTTAGGCAAATAAATacctattaaaaaagaaagaaaagcctcaatttggaacattttttttctaaagaaaaaattaaaactcattttaaaaaaagatacctccatccattcttcccatacaaaaaaagaagcattatGATGCTCTGTGTCTGAAAGTATTCAATTAGATCAAATTGTAAACAATTAACTTGTATGACTTAAAATGtgcatttcaaattttaaaactgGTCCCACTAACtgatttctattttatgtttAGCAGCAAAAGATTTACTTAAACCccagagtatttttttaaagcttaaaaatttcatttactgATACCCAGAAAAACAGTAAAATGGAATGACACAGATATACTATTATCTTATAAGTAAATTCTAGGCAAATGATGCCGtatctatataattttaaaaatctactaaAGTAATAGTTCAAAGTGAATGCTAAATGTAATGAATATTCTTAGTAGAAAAGCAAAATCTTTACAAATCCAAAAATAAGctttataaaatacaatattcatctcaaaactgagaaaaaaacatttttagctAAATAAGTTACAAATAAAATTATCTGAGGTTTGATGTCAAGATAGCAACTCTATATACACAATTTGTAAACATTATGGGCTCAGATGGTTAATTATACACATCATTAATGATTACAGAGGACAGGTAGCAAATGATCAATTTCAGTGCAATAATACAAATGAATTAAAGTTGTTATCAAGTCAGATAcatcaatgttttaaaaaatatgtaacaaAAGTTACAATTCCAAAGTATAAAGTGATACTGTGAAgattttaaattgctttaaaaGAAAAGGCTCTCTGTAACAGTTGTTGAATTCCCCTTATCTTTTACACTATTCTCTAGTAAAAGCTTTCTTTTGATTAGCCTTTACAATATCATCAGGGGACGCTGATTTGAAGTCAAATGGTGTTATTACTTTGAGAGGACCTATTTCTTTGTCCTTTACTTCTTGAACTTGTCTActataaagaaaagtcttatagAGATCAAAGGTGTGTCTCTTGCAGGTTTTCGGTGGATATCGAAGACACAGTGTTGAAGCAAATGCTGAAGGTCTAGCAGCAAGGGCCTTTGtccaagaaagagagaaagctGGTTTCCTAGTAATATAGCCCTTCTtgcttttcttattctctttggAGAAACTAGAATTTTTCACTAGCTTAGAACTTGGAACTTTAGTTCCTGGTACTAAGATATTTGATTGGTTTTCTACAGGCTTTGGGAAGCTCTCTGGGGTTTTTATAAGGACACTTAGATCAATATTTGAATCTACTGCAGAAGACTTTATTTCAGGTAAATCCAACACAAGAGAATCTTTTCCAATTTGAGATTTATCTACTTCACTAATAGATTCTGCAATTAAATCAGAAAGAGACAAATTTTCAAGATCTCTAGTAGGAGAAGTCTTAGAAAATGCCAAAGATGACAGAGATCCTGTTAATTCTGGTATTCCAGTTGAAGACTGATACTGAGTTATTTGTGACAGTGGAGTGGATGCCAAACTCATATTTGTAAAACTGGTAGAAGACTGGTTACAAAgatcagataaagaaaaatactggTTTGGATTATTTTCTTTGTAGTCTTGATATGGTTCAGTGAGAGATGGACTTTCACATTTGGAAAATTGTACCCAGtccttttctaaattatttttcttgaaacaCTGTTGACCTGAAAGAACACCTCCAGATAACTCTCCCTTTTTATTCTGAAGATGATTTATGTTGTTTTCAAGGGTCATTTTTTCTAATGTGTTAGTTAAGTAAAAAGAATTACCAATACTTCCCAAGTTGTTCTGTACTGGAACTTTTTCAACACTGGGTAGTAAGCTACTTTCAATGGACAAAGAACTATCGGATCTTTTTGTCTGCATTAATGCTTTCAAATCTGGTTCTCCCTTGTACTCAGAATCATTCAAGGAAGGAGACGCAGATGAATCAGCTCCCAATAATTTACCATCTACATTATCTGAAATCAGACTTTCAAGGTCACTTTGAGATGAAAAGTTAACTGTTGGCTGACTGTTAAGAGATTCATAAAATGAATCATTTGGTATATCATTAATTAGGTCAGCTAATGATAACTCTTTTGATGACTTACATGATTCTAGTTTCTTATCACTGTGAGGCCtgtcaagtttcttttttttatg is drawn from Macrotis lagotis isolate mMagLag1 chromosome 5, bilby.v1.9.chrom.fasta, whole genome shotgun sequence and contains these coding sequences:
- the HBS1L gene encoding HBS1-like protein isoform X2 — encoded protein: MARHRNVRGYNYDEDFEDDDLYGQSVEDDYCISPSTAAQFIYSRRDKPSSFVEPVEEYDYEDTKEPTNTISNHQLSGIDQARLYSCLDHMREVLGDDIPDQKMIEAVLQNKFDVEKALAMVLEQDKKQTKSEEPLSMGKTTKGVLFCSSEVSTDNVQSFFPSSVNHSGCSSTPFEFCDSVAKDGLSYNSSTILSHHLLHKKKKLDRPHSDKKLESCKSSKELSLADLINDIPNDSFYESLNSQPTVNFSSQSDLESLISDNVDGKLLGADSSASPSLNDSEYKGEPDLKALMQTKRSDSSLSIESSLLPSVEKVPVQNNLGSIGNSFYLTNTLEKMTLENNINHLQNKKGELSGGVLSGQQCFKKNNLEKDWVQFSKCESPSLTEPYQDYKENNPNQYFSLSDLCNQSSTSFTNMSLASTPLSQITQYQSSTGIPELTGSLSSLAFSKTSPTRDLENLSLSDLIAESISEVDKSQIGKDSLVLDLPEIKSSAVDSNIDLSVLIKTPESFPKPVENQSNILVPGTKVPSSKLVKNSSFSKENKKSKKGYITRKPAFSLSWTKALAARPSAFASTLCLRYPPKTCKRHTFDLYKTFLYSRQVQEVKDKEIGPLKVITPFDFKSASPDDIVKANQKKAFTRE